The following DNA comes from Deinococcus sp. NW-56.
ATGTAAAGGCTCAGCAGGATCAGCGGCACGCTGATGATGTGTGTGTCGGTCCACAAGCCGATGCCGGGGGCGTCGAGGCCCTGGTTGAGGTAGCTCTTAATCGCCAGCGGGTTGAGGCGGAAGGTCTCCTCCAGCCCGGCCCGCAGGATGGAGTACCACAGCCAGAACTGCCAGAAGGCCCAGCCCGCCTTGCGCGAGCGCAGCCAGAAGTAGGCGGCGATACTCAGCACGATGCCGATGAACACGCCGTAAAGCTGGGTGAAGTGCACGGGCGCCGTCATCACGAGCTGCCCGCCGATCTCCTGGCAGTAGCGCGAGAGGTCCATGTCGGGGTTGGGGTTGGGAATGCACATGCCCTCGTGAAAGGCGCGGGCTTCGTTGGGCCAGCGGTAGCCGACCGGCCACCCGGTCACGCGGCCCACCGTGTCGGTGCCGTTCATGATGTTGCCGATGCGCCCGCCGATGATCCCAAAGGCCACGCCGGGCACGAACAGGTCGGCGTACTGGTAGAAGTTCAGCCGGTAGCGCCGGGCGTAGTAGACCAGCACCAGAATGCCGCCGATCAGGCCGCCGTGAATCGAGATGCCGCCCTGGCGCAGGTTGATGATGTCCAGCAGCAGCCGGGGCATCGGCGTTCCCGCGAACTGCTCCCAGGAGGTCGCC
Coding sequences within:
- the lgt gene encoding prolipoprotein diacylglyceryl transferase; the encoded protein is MDPVFLQIGNFTIAWYGVLITLGIVLGLLVGTRLARQRGLNVDLFNDMVLWAIIWGLVGARIVFVATSWEQFAGTPMPRLLLDIINLRQGGISIHGGLIGGILVLVYYARRYRLNFYQYADLFVPGVAFGIIGGRIGNIMNGTDTVGRVTGWPVGYRWPNEARAFHEGMCIPNPNPDMDLSRYCQEIGGQLVMTAPVHFTQLYGVFIGIVLSIAAYFWLRSRKAGWAFWQFWLWYSILRAGLEETFRLNPLAIKSYLNQGLDAPGIGLWTDTHIISVPLILLSLYMLLKIRRQPDSRPTVLTVPTPLTSTRSSTESP